In one window of Natrinema halophilum DNA:
- a CDS encoding PQQ-binding-like beta-propeller repeat protein, producing the protein MSDNSDPAPFHDGDWLSYGNGPANANRVASGAPEAGDYDILTSGGWPYTPPVVQDGVVYFAADRRVVAVTPGGDEQWERRLDSEISGAPAIDRGRNRLYVPTRVVRTSDAPDPVPASVTVLSLADGEVIGTIRVGNRRTYGVTVAEGDMYARSATACVRLAPDGTERWRQSLDPLIYDEYKLGDFTATQVAPAVSADGVYVPDKNALVKFDPQSGEERWRVSVDTPYAASVIDQDGVIQTGWQETVAVDHSGEVRWRRNLHSRAGATTAANGDIYVSADDLHELDSETGETTWQAHLPSEGTAAPVVTDEDVLVVTGDVRVFHRETGGFLGPDRENWRISSVHAVEYSSPVIAAGRTFVVGPAGLVALKPTKDD; encoded by the coding sequence TTGAGTGACAACTCAGATCCAGCACCGTTCCACGACGGCGACTGGCTCTCGTACGGAAACGGTCCGGCGAACGCGAATCGCGTCGCAAGCGGCGCACCTGAAGCTGGAGACTACGATATTCTCACCTCGGGTGGCTGGCCGTACACGCCGCCCGTCGTCCAGGATGGTGTCGTGTATTTTGCTGCCGACCGGCGGGTGGTCGCAGTCACGCCCGGCGGTGACGAGCAGTGGGAGCGACGCCTTGACAGCGAAATCTCCGGCGCGCCGGCCATTGACCGAGGTCGGAATCGTCTCTACGTCCCGACGCGCGTCGTCCGGACCAGCGACGCCCCAGACCCGGTACCTGCGTCGGTAACTGTCCTCTCGCTTGCCGACGGCGAGGTCATCGGGACAATCCGCGTCGGTAACAGGCGGACGTACGGCGTTACCGTTGCTGAAGGCGACATGTACGCTCGGAGCGCAACCGCATGCGTTCGACTTGCACCTGATGGCACCGAGCGGTGGCGCCAGTCACTCGACCCGCTCATATACGACGAGTACAAGCTGGGGGATTTCACCGCGACGCAGGTCGCGCCCGCCGTCAGCGCGGATGGCGTGTATGTCCCTGACAAGAACGCCCTCGTGAAATTCGACCCCCAATCCGGCGAAGAGCGCTGGCGTGTCTCTGTCGATACACCGTACGCCGCGTCAGTCATCGATCAAGACGGCGTCATTCAGACCGGTTGGCAAGAGACCGTTGCGGTCGATCACTCAGGTGAGGTCCGCTGGCGGCGCAACCTCCATAGTCGCGCTGGAGCGACAACGGCTGCCAACGGTGATATCTACGTCAGCGCAGACGACCTCCATGAACTAGATTCCGAGACCGGCGAGACGACCTGGCAAGCCCATCTCCCGAGCGAGGGTACAGCCGCCCCGGTCGTGACTGACGAGGATGTACTCGTTGTGACTGGCGATGTCCGTGTCTTCCACAGGGAGACCGGCGGCTTTCTCGGCCCAGACCGTGAAAACTGGCGAATCTCATCCGTTCACGCAGTGGAGTACTCGTCACCAGTCATCGCGGCCGGCCGAACGTTCGTTGTCGGCCCCGCCGGACTGGTGGCCCTTAAGCCCACAAAGGACGATTGA
- a CDS encoding phosphosulfolactate synthase codes for MVDRTFEFLHHNEREEKPREKGITEIRGPYYDPMGPRELRDILETMGQYVDIYKFSGGSFALMPEEAVTELIDVCHEYDVKVSTGGFVENVLIRDNDKVEQYFEEAERLGFDIVELSSGFLAIGTDDMVRMTEVVANDYEIDPKPEINVQFGAGGATDPEILEEQGQQDPEQAIEEGRRHLDAGAELLMVEAEGITEEVTEWRTDVAYQIANELGIENLVFEAPGPEMFEWYIKNFGPEINLFVDNSQIVELECMRSGLWGKATTWGRTVTWKGTDQ; via the coding sequence ATGGTCGACCGCACGTTCGAGTTCCTGCATCACAACGAGCGCGAAGAGAAGCCCCGGGAGAAAGGTATCACGGAGATTCGGGGACCGTATTACGATCCCATGGGGCCCCGCGAACTCCGCGACATCCTCGAGACGATGGGGCAGTACGTCGACATCTACAAGTTTAGCGGCGGCTCGTTCGCCCTGATGCCGGAGGAGGCCGTGACGGAGCTAATCGACGTCTGTCACGAGTACGACGTCAAGGTGTCCACGGGCGGGTTCGTCGAGAATGTCCTTATCCGCGATAACGACAAGGTCGAGCAGTACTTCGAGGAGGCCGAACGGCTCGGGTTCGATATTGTAGAGCTTTCGAGTGGTTTCCTCGCGATTGGAACCGACGACATGGTACGGATGACTGAAGTCGTGGCAAATGACTACGAAATCGATCCAAAACCGGAGATCAATGTCCAGTTCGGAGCAGGCGGCGCTACCGATCCCGAGATTCTCGAGGAGCAGGGCCAACAGGACCCCGAGCAGGCCATCGAGGAGGGCCGTCGCCACTTAGATGCCGGCGCCGAGTTACTGATGGTCGAAGCCGAAGGCATCACTGAGGAGGTGACTGAGTGGCGAACCGACGTCGCCTACCAGATCGCGAACGAACTCGGGATCGAGAATCTCGTGTTCGAGGCGCCGGGTCCCGAGATGTTCGAGTGGTACATCAAGAACTTCGGCCCCGAGATCAATCTGTTTGTGGACAACTCCCAGATCGTCGAACTGGAATGTATGCGCTCTGGCCTCTGGGGCAAGGCAACCACCTGGGGGCGGACTGTTACCTGGAAGGGTACTGATCAGTAG
- a CDS encoding NADPH-dependent FMN reductase, with the protein MTTVLGIVGSPLEQSKTQTAVEVALEAITENSEIKADLLSLSEYDMVTADGRMLEDYTGDTAQALNQIVESDAYIIGTPVYRAAYSGLLKNLFDMIPRGQWQADVAPLENSAVGLIATGATAHHYLSIDTTLRPIMAFFGAHCVGGGVYMYSDHFDEDIDGEYMIVDTEMENRLQTLGLATADLADAVASSEALSEIGPQL; encoded by the coding sequence ATGACAACTGTACTTGGTATCGTGGGAAGTCCGCTGGAACAGTCCAAAACGCAAACCGCCGTCGAGGTAGCACTCGAGGCTATTACCGAGAATAGTGAAATCAAAGCAGATCTCCTCTCGTTATCGGAATATGATATGGTCACCGCAGACGGACGTATGCTAGAAGACTACACCGGTGATACCGCGCAAGCCCTCAACCAGATTGTCGAGAGCGATGCCTACATCATCGGTACGCCAGTGTATCGAGCAGCATATTCCGGACTTCTCAAAAATCTCTTCGATATGATCCCACGTGGTCAGTGGCAAGCTGACGTAGCGCCTTTGGAAAACAGCGCTGTCGGACTGATCGCCACTGGCGCAACGGCCCATCACTATCTGAGCATCGATACCACGCTCAGGCCGATTATGGCATTCTTTGGTGCTCATTGCGTTGGAGGAGGGGTCTACATGTATTCGGACCACTTTGACGAAGATATTGACGGGGAGTATATGATCGTCGACACCGAAATGGAAAACCGGCTCCAGACCTTGGGGCTCGCGACCGCCGACCTCGCTGATGCAGTTGCGAGCAGCGAAGCACTGAGCGAAATCGGACCCCAACTTTGA
- a CDS encoding DoxX family membrane protein, producing the protein MALETTAGGLPFLVGRLVFGLLLGFMGLSHFTDLDGMSGSAKAKGVPDLQFAVIVSSLMLIVGGLTIALGVYPLPGAVVIALFF; encoded by the coding sequence ATGGCGCTGGAGACTACAGCTGGCGGCCTCCCCTTCCTGGTCGGCCGTCTCGTCTTCGGTCTGCTGCTCGGGTTCATGGGCCTGAGTCACTTCACGGACCTCGACGGGATGAGTGGCTCCGCCAAGGCCAAGGGCGTTCCAGACCTGCAGTTTGCCGTTATCGTGTCCAGCCTCATGCTCATCGTGGGTGGGCTTACCATCGCACTCGGCGTCTACCCACTTCCCGGGGCAGTGGTGATCGCGCTATTCTTCTAG
- a CDS encoding DUF7558 family protein, with translation MQQTHVGCVPSVRPARHRDWRGAYLGQNERVTHPICVDYSIQTRPEPNERDHHACDGCGLVVDELVALTRFQVELGDLESPLQLCERCSPGGLTTYWTRDLEEHLVATPAEWLKYPLLVPCKL, from the coding sequence ATGCAGCAAACGCACGTTGGGTGTGTGCCTTCTGTACGCCCCGCACGGCACCGAGACTGGCGAGGCGCATATCTGGGGCAAAACGAGCGGGTAACCCACCCGATCTGTGTCGACTACTCCATTCAGACGCGGCCGGAACCCAACGAGCGCGACCACCACGCCTGCGACGGCTGCGGTCTCGTCGTCGACGAGCTCGTAGCACTGACGCGGTTCCAGGTAGAACTCGGTGATCTCGAAAGCCCGTTGCAGTTGTGCGAGCGGTGTAGCCCGGGTGGACTGACGACGTACTGGACGCGCGACCTCGAGGAGCATCTCGTCGCGACGCCAGCGGAGTGGCTCAAATACCCTTTATTAGTTCCCTGTAAACTGTAA
- a CDS encoding peroxiredoxin family protein: protein MGLEGEHAPDFTLPSTGGGEVSLWDRLDDGPAVVIIIRGHWCSFCAEQLQTFSEVAYDLWFNDNVDILPVVTDPLERVTEMRDQYDIEIQLQADPDGEVADQYSGTEETRHGLTGIAAVYVIDEEGTIRYEQIADHPADRTYGNWVRYFIRNDYEDRFAQ, encoded by the coding sequence ATGGGATTAGAAGGAGAACATGCGCCAGACTTCACGCTACCGAGCACCGGCGGCGGCGAGGTATCGCTCTGGGACCGACTCGATGACGGCCCCGCCGTCGTCATCATTATCCGCGGTCACTGGTGTAGCTTCTGTGCCGAACAGCTCCAGACGTTCAGCGAGGTTGCCTACGACCTCTGGTTCAACGACAACGTCGACATTCTGCCAGTCGTGACCGATCCGCTGGAGCGGGTGACCGAAATGCGCGACCAGTACGACATCGAGATCCAATTGCAGGCAGATCCCGATGGGGAGGTCGCCGACCAGTACAGCGGCACCGAGGAGACGAGACACGGCCTCACAGGCATCGCAGCCGTCTACGTCATCGACGAGGAGGGAACGATTCGCTACGAACAGATCGCCGATCACCCGGCCGACCGAACGTACGGCAACTGGGTTCGGTACTTCATCCGCAACGATTACGAGGATCGGTTCGCCCAGTAA
- a CDS encoding acyl-CoA dehydrogenase codes for MSNFKSGSGNLDFGGNDSEDSENESSAGISQSPVDADEDSEGSASIQSTPTNKDSEFSDTNNSSHRTSTKPAPQKESAQSDSAESYPYFIRRSNVGDERDTRLELHVRDKVADHEAEFRNDLAEHLGVNEVSKTDAREFALLAAFRHPDTVAELMEKEGFGTLK; via the coding sequence ATGAGCAACTTTAAATCTGGCTCTGGGAATCTCGATTTTGGTGGGAATGATAGCGAGGATAGTGAAAACGAATCCTCGGCGGGAATTTCACAATCACCGGTCGACGCTGATGAAGATTCAGAAGGGTCAGCTTCTATACAATCTACACCAACTAACAAAGATAGTGAATTCTCTGATACCAATAATTCGTCACACCGAACATCAACAAAACCAGCACCTCAAAAAGAGTCGGCACAATCGGACTCTGCAGAGTCGTACCCATACTTCATTCGACGGAGTAATGTTGGCGATGAACGCGATACACGTCTCGAACTCCATGTCCGTGACAAAGTTGCGGATCATGAGGCCGAGTTCCGGAATGATTTAGCTGAACACCTCGGAGTGAACGAGGTCTCAAAAACGGATGCTCGAGAATTTGCTCTTCTCGCTGCGTTTCGACACCCAGATACTGTTGCTGAATTGATGGAAAAGGAAGGGTTTGGTACTCTCAAATGA
- a CDS encoding HalOD1 output domain-containing protein — protein MTGNELNSPTIAVVGSIADKEGTAPTDLHPPLHDVIDTDALDRVVESFSENDSIQFQYLEYTVTVYNNNEVEVLTVTGAKSECENPS, from the coding sequence ATGACAGGTAACGAACTAAATAGTCCGACAATTGCTGTTGTAGGATCGATCGCAGACAAAGAAGGAACAGCCCCTACCGATCTTCATCCGCCACTTCATGATGTAATAGATACTGATGCATTGGACAGAGTAGTCGAATCATTTTCTGAAAATGATTCTATACAATTTCAATATTTAGAGTACACGGTCACAGTCTACAATAACAATGAAGTCGAAGTACTAACGGTAACAGGAGCCAAATCCGAATGTGAAAATCCTTCGTGA
- a CDS encoding DUF7546 family protein, with protein sequence MSTTDPKAMAKSVFNGDALERFVVASTWLNLLFAVQVIAGLSFAYATGETGHRITLFLIPFIWSTASVWVVWHTQPTPAQRRFRIFAAVVVAAYLLVLFYLSGLLQSSTPLMEQITGPNGIAITWGRSLGWSPVLMYTGERIALTIVPYQAIGLAALAYLVYDALLELARSTIGGVIGAAACPACVGPVLAPLLAGGASGSSLVLAVGRYGYEIATVLFLVAITILYHRRRLHRLYASIR encoded by the coding sequence GTGAGCACGACGGATCCGAAAGCGATGGCGAAATCTGTGTTCAACGGTGACGCTCTCGAACGGTTTGTGGTGGCGAGCACGTGGTTGAACCTGCTATTTGCGGTTCAGGTGATCGCCGGACTCTCGTTCGCGTACGCCACTGGGGAGACGGGACACCGAATTACACTCTTTTTGATCCCATTTATCTGGAGTACTGCCTCTGTCTGGGTCGTCTGGCACACGCAACCCACCCCAGCACAGCGTCGCTTTCGAATTTTCGCCGCAGTCGTTGTCGCGGCGTATCTGCTGGTGCTGTTCTACCTCTCGGGGTTACTTCAATCGAGTACGCCGCTCATGGAACAGATAACCGGACCGAACGGGATCGCGATCACCTGGGGTCGGTCGCTGGGTTGGAGCCCGGTACTGATGTATACCGGAGAGCGGATCGCGTTAACGATCGTTCCGTACCAAGCGATCGGACTGGCCGCGCTGGCCTATCTCGTCTACGATGCGCTCCTCGAACTCGCCCGGTCGACGATCGGGGGCGTTATCGGAGCCGCTGCGTGTCCGGCGTGCGTCGGACCGGTACTCGCCCCGCTGCTCGCAGGCGGTGCCAGCGGTTCCTCGTTGGTCTTGGCAGTTGGGCGGTACGGGTACGAAATCGCAACGGTCCTATTTCTCGTCGCGATCACGATCCTCTATCACCGACGGCGTCTCCACCGTCTCTACGCAAGCATCCGGTGA
- a CDS encoding MBL fold metallo-hydrolase: MKRSHLLTALAVATLVVLAGCGGFIGDDATSGPASDSPNETQDGLSASPNGTVSVHFINVGQGTSTLIVGPTNETMLIDSGDWTDDGEHVLSYLQKHNINRIDHLVTTHADADHIGGHDAIIEYFETQGEGIGAVYDPGITSSSQISQEYLDAIDQHNVTLYETRAGDQIPIDGAQTDVRAPPAEYLASGDRNENSIVVQLEFGHSSFLIPGDGETASEQYLVDEYGSELNATVLSAGHHGSQSSSGTSSSTPPSRASPSFRARMTLSTATPTTTSSSGFLSGRFGPTGQPPMEILD; encoded by the coding sequence ATGAAGCGGAGCCATCTTCTCACTGCCCTTGCTGTAGCTACCCTCGTTGTCCTCGCGGGATGTGGCGGGTTCATTGGTGACGACGCCACGTCGGGCCCGGCATCCGACTCGCCGAACGAGACACAGGATGGACTCTCAGCGAGTCCAAATGGGACGGTATCAGTCCATTTCATTAACGTCGGCCAAGGGACAAGTACGCTGATCGTTGGACCGACGAACGAGACCATGCTCATCGATTCAGGGGATTGGACTGATGACGGCGAACACGTACTCTCGTATCTTCAAAAACACAATATCAACCGAATCGACCACCTCGTCACAACACACGCCGATGCAGACCACATCGGTGGCCACGATGCCATTATCGAGTACTTCGAGACACAAGGCGAGGGCATCGGTGCAGTATACGACCCTGGGATCACCTCGAGTTCCCAAATCTCCCAGGAGTACCTCGATGCGATCGACCAGCACAACGTGACACTGTACGAAACACGAGCAGGTGATCAAATCCCGATCGACGGGGCCCAAACCGATGTGCGTGCACCACCTGCGGAGTATCTCGCAAGCGGCGATCGAAATGAGAACAGTATCGTCGTCCAACTCGAGTTCGGCCACTCGAGCTTCCTCATCCCCGGGGATGGAGAAACAGCCAGTGAACAGTACCTCGTCGACGAGTACGGGTCGGAACTAAACGCGACTGTCTTGAGTGCTGGCCATCACGGCAGTCAATCGAGTTCGGGAACGAGTTCCTCGACGCCACCCAGCCGCGCATCGCCGTCATTTCGAGCTCGTATGACTCTCAGTACGGCCACCCCCACGACGACGTCCTCGAGCGGTTTTCTCAGCGGTCGATTCGGACCTACTGGACAGCCACCCATGGAAATACTCGATTGA
- a CDS encoding cupredoxin domain-containing protein: protein MDSPADGGNDGTGRVTRRRVLLTSATVATAGVLAGCSSGDGSDDSSDGGGSTSSGDTPEATETPNSTPPGADILGGPDDLQSSAEVRATVLEEDQGAGRYVFTPAVVWLEPGGTVFWNFEETDHTVTVYHPQYDKPNRIPEGVETPFSSEFASSGEPGTGFNFVFDVEGVWNYFCKPHEDRGMAGMVIVGEPQGGGGTAPPTDVESANASEKLARLLEVADIGESSDVVDIPRYEFSEGESYTFETLFRTNDGTRESTETWRVTAVDGDDVTVEVTSEVDGETTTQTFSGTHETIYDAAARQLTFDAFSVARSPLRVAEMGDLSTGNSFTVQRSQFPNQDTIDWSTATVEVAGETTFNGVTCTEFTLRPDDADQTQTACVADDYPFAVSLRVEQAGTTTMELTLTDSARR, encoded by the coding sequence ATGGACAGTCCGGCCGACGGCGGCAACGACGGAACGGGACGAGTGACCAGGCGGCGCGTGCTGTTGACCAGCGCGACGGTGGCGACGGCCGGCGTGCTGGCGGGCTGCAGCAGTGGCGACGGCAGCGACGATTCGTCTGACGGCGGCGGTTCGACCTCGTCCGGGGACACGCCCGAGGCGACGGAGACGCCGAATTCCACCCCGCCCGGCGCCGACATCCTCGGCGGTCCCGACGACCTCCAGTCCAGTGCCGAGGTCCGCGCGACGGTCCTCGAGGAGGACCAGGGCGCCGGCCGGTACGTCTTCACGCCGGCAGTCGTCTGGCTGGAGCCCGGCGGGACCGTCTTCTGGAACTTCGAGGAGACCGACCACACTGTGACGGTCTATCACCCACAGTACGACAAGCCGAACCGCATCCCCGAGGGCGTCGAGACGCCGTTCAGTTCCGAATTCGCCAGCAGCGGCGAGCCAGGCACGGGGTTCAACTTCGTCTTCGACGTCGAGGGCGTCTGGAACTACTTCTGCAAACCCCACGAGGATCGCGGCATGGCGGGCATGGTGATCGTGGGCGAACCGCAGGGGGGCGGCGGCACTGCCCCGCCGACGGACGTCGAGAGCGCGAACGCGTCCGAGAAGCTGGCCCGCCTGCTCGAGGTCGCCGACATCGGCGAGTCGAGCGACGTCGTCGATATCCCACGGTACGAGTTCTCGGAAGGAGAATCCTACACCTTCGAGACGCTCTTCCGGACGAACGACGGGACCCGCGAGTCCACTGAGACGTGGCGGGTCACGGCGGTCGACGGCGACGACGTGACGGTCGAGGTCACCTCGGAGGTGGACGGCGAGACCACGACGCAGACGTTTTCGGGGACTCATGAAACGATCTACGACGCCGCTGCCCGGCAGCTCACCTTCGACGCCTTCTCGGTCGCCCGGAGTCCACTTCGGGTCGCCGAGATGGGCGATCTCTCCACCGGCAACAGCTTCACCGTCCAGCGTAGCCAGTTCCCCAATCAGGACACCATCGACTGGAGCACGGCGACTGTCGAGGTGGCGGGGGAGACGACCTTCAACGGCGTCACCTGCACCGAATTTACGCTGCGACCTGACGACGCGGATCAGACACAGACGGCCTGCGTGGCCGACGACTACCCGTTTGCCGTCTCGCTACGCGTCGAGCAGGCCGGCACGACGACCATGGAGTTGACGCTCACCGATTCGGCTCGGCGATGA
- a CDS encoding DUF7563 family protein, whose protein sequence is MPDCRSCGWFVTPRFARMFGNNDHEVYGCRQCLPVDALLDGG, encoded by the coding sequence ATGCCCGACTGCCGATCATGTGGGTGGTTTGTCACACCCAGATTCGCACGAATGTTCGGAAACAACGACCACGAAGTCTACGGCTGTCGCCAGTGTTTACCAGTAGACGCCCTTCTCGATGGTGGTTAG
- a CDS encoding DUF7344 domain-containing protein, producing MSDDEPSTRRDDTNCQYKESKIKKPVRNGGGRIKLDALLYTISSQNRRYLLYILRERKSSDVESLARQITALKQEKAPAKVSDQRVSSLRSKLHHSDIRKLEEANLAEYDPCSGVVVYSDCPPLLDSFLDLCAKVDDLSDHI from the coding sequence ATGTCGGATGACGAACCTAGTACTCGACGAGATGATACTAACTGCCAGTACAAAGAAAGCAAAATCAAGAAACCGGTTCGAAACGGAGGTGGCAGAATAAAATTAGATGCTCTTCTATATACAATTTCTAGTCAGAATAGAAGGTATTTACTGTACATACTGAGAGAAAGAAAATCCTCTGATGTCGAATCTCTTGCGAGACAGATAACAGCACTGAAACAAGAAAAAGCTCCAGCAAAAGTAAGTGATCAGAGAGTTTCCAGCCTCAGATCTAAATTACATCATTCAGATATCCGGAAGTTGGAAGAGGCAAACCTTGCAGAATATGATCCTTGCAGTGGGGTGGTGGTTTATTCAGATTGTCCACCGCTTCTCGATTCATTTCTCGACCTCTGCGCGAAGGTGGATGATTTGTCAGATCACATTTGA
- a CDS encoding ParA family protein, giving the protein MEIVQMNLGMPDGDFHDLIEPTAEGVDIIPSHDMFGDFTSNLEQKISYETGMRNMNRDEYPRFELLYEPLWNTHELQEEYDAVLIDPNARAEDLLYNAIFALRTLVAPVKPAGKGNLSLEGLEELVGNMGKQLDIDIGLSCVVPSGVGQTNAHQQYQQQFENTEAFATPVTIANRESLMDAMWEARGSAFKVVEERWKTYKKDGQMVSEPGQRRVRDREIETLRNLYELAWFIATDTFGADVDPVLELDIQDSEKRIINLQEDTAEVSTA; this is encoded by the coding sequence ATGGAGATAGTTCAGATGAACCTCGGCATGCCGGACGGAGATTTTCACGATTTGATCGAACCAACAGCCGAAGGAGTGGACATAATACCGAGTCACGATATGTTCGGTGATTTCACTTCGAATCTAGAGCAAAAGATTTCTTACGAAACAGGGATGCGAAACATGAATCGTGACGAGTATCCACGGTTCGAACTCCTGTACGAACCTCTCTGGAATACGCATGAATTGCAAGAAGAGTACGATGCCGTTCTTATCGATCCGAATGCACGGGCAGAAGACCTTCTCTATAATGCGATATTTGCATTACGGACACTCGTTGCCCCTGTCAAACCAGCCGGAAAAGGGAATCTGAGCTTAGAAGGCCTCGAGGAACTCGTCGGGAATATGGGGAAACAGTTAGATATCGATATTGGGTTGTCTTGCGTTGTTCCCTCGGGCGTTGGTCAAACAAATGCCCACCAACAGTACCAGCAGCAATTCGAGAATACGGAGGCATTTGCCACGCCAGTCACCATCGCGAACCGAGAAAGCCTCATGGATGCAATGTGGGAAGCTAGAGGATCGGCGTTCAAGGTGGTCGAAGAACGGTGGAAGACCTACAAAAAAGACGGTCAGATGGTAAGTGAGCCTGGCCAACGACGAGTTCGCGATAGGGAGATTGAGACACTACGGAACCTCTACGAACTCGCCTGGTTCATCGCAACCGACACATTCGGTGCTGACGTTGACCCAGTCTTGGAACTTGATATTCAGGATTCTGAAAAGAGGATAATCAATCTCCAGGAGGACACTGCGGAGGTGTCGACTGCATGA
- a CDS encoding RNA polymerase sigma factor produces the protein MPHQPTVSEETEFDGLPRRLPDQKAVLIGRVVGDGEFSGLAAYYIHGRGSILLGQYTSREFMPEYAIECKCRLMSACVREFSTANAETELSSVGKALLQAWHFGDLTTLSHKQAHVYALREKAGFGRDETAAILNISPSTVDTHLQRATEKLTAAENLVQFVRVDSEELADANPDFLEEAGVGDDENSSNNITHLS, from the coding sequence ATGCCCCACCAGCCAACTGTCTCTGAAGAAACCGAGTTCGATGGTCTGCCTCGTCGGCTACCCGATCAGAAGGCAGTCCTCATCGGACGCGTCGTTGGCGACGGTGAATTCAGTGGGTTGGCAGCCTACTACATTCACGGTCGCGGAAGTATCCTGCTCGGTCAGTATACGTCTCGAGAATTCATGCCGGAGTACGCAATCGAGTGTAAGTGTCGATTGATGTCGGCCTGCGTTCGAGAATTCAGTACTGCCAACGCAGAGACTGAACTCTCGAGTGTGGGGAAAGCACTTCTGCAGGCGTGGCACTTCGGCGATTTAACCACACTCAGTCATAAGCAAGCCCACGTCTACGCGCTCCGAGAAAAAGCAGGCTTCGGTCGGGACGAGACAGCTGCAATCCTCAATATTTCACCGAGCACTGTCGATACGCATCTCCAACGTGCAACGGAGAAGCTAACCGCAGCAGAGAATTTGGTGCAGTTCGTTCGTGTGGATTCGGAGGAACTCGCTGATGCCAATCCAGACTTCCTCGAGGAGGCGGGCGTCGGCGATGATGAGAACAGTTCAAACAATATCACACACCTGTCGTAG
- a CDS encoding CoA-binding protein, which produces MPVETDAEVRNILDENTVAVVGCSSTPGKDAHKIPKYLQAQGYEIIPVNPTVDDVLGQPSYDTLSDVEEEIDIVDVFRPSSEVSGVVDEALARDDVEVIWLQLGIHDDEAVARAEAAGLRVVQDRCMKPEHQRLIASA; this is translated from the coding sequence ATGCCCGTTGAAACAGATGCCGAAGTCCGGAACATACTCGACGAAAATACGGTCGCCGTCGTCGGTTGCTCGTCGACGCCTGGCAAGGATGCCCACAAAATTCCGAAATATCTCCAGGCACAGGGATACGAAATTATCCCAGTCAATCCCACAGTGGACGACGTTCTGGGCCAGCCTTCCTACGATACGCTCTCGGACGTCGAGGAGGAAATCGACATTGTGGACGTCTTTCGACCGAGTTCTGAGGTTTCCGGGGTTGTCGACGAAGCCCTGGCCCGTGACGACGTCGAGGTCATCTGGCTCCAACTCGGCATTCACGACGACGAGGCCGTTGCTCGAGCCGAAGCGGCCGGCCTGCGCGTCGTCCAAGATCGATGTATGAAACCCGAACATCAGCGACTGATCGCCTCGGCTTGA